Proteins encoded by one window of Hyphomicrobium nitrativorans NL23:
- a CDS encoding molybdopterin-containing oxidoreductase family protein, with protein MNEQIKPQVFHGACPHDCPDTCAMEYHVVDGKLVDVRGKKNHPYTRGGLCVKLKDFHDHHANPDRLMYPLRRVGPKGSGPNGGNTFERITWDEAIKTIGAKWREIIAVHGSQAIMPYSYLGNMGLVQGINSGDPFFNRLGTTVNEKTFCTSGSSTAWLMTHGPTGGVDPESFVHSKFIVIWACNTISTNLHHWPFILEAQKRGAKIVVVDPYRSRTAKGADWHIALKPGTDGALALGIINSMIEQGLVDQDYVDKHVHGFPELKERAADFTPEYVERVTGVKADDVKKFAYEFATSQPSAIRIGVAIERSAGGAQASRAIYALPALAGSWRHVGGGMLQLPLWDFPVDWAKAARPDFIKPGTRAINNLRLGQALTGEMKLDPPIKSLFVFCTNPVSQSPETNKIVQGLQREDLFTVVAEHFITDTAKYADIILPSTMAGEAEDMMWSWGTFYLTYNEKAVDPPGECKPTSDLWRLLAAEMGFDDPVFKMTDSELCAAYINWDDPKMGGVDMDYFKEHGFYRIDVGPVDTRAPHAEGKFPTPSGKVEVLLPEDTKNFVAGPFRAMYDGDQDGSPVDPLPGYVAMRETAEADAELAKAFPLNIITPKSHGFLNSCYANEPHKIRGQGEQFVMISPADAETRSIRHGDPVRVANSRGSFEGLARVTDDVPPGLVVATLGYWRSLNRSDGSVNSISSDAWSGLGRAPTYSDNLVEVTRVN; from the coding sequence ATGAACGAGCAGATCAAGCCCCAAGTCTTTCACGGCGCATGTCCGCACGACTGCCCGGACACCTGCGCCATGGAATACCACGTGGTGGATGGCAAGCTCGTGGACGTGCGCGGCAAGAAAAACCATCCGTACACGCGTGGCGGCCTCTGCGTGAAGCTCAAGGATTTCCACGATCACCACGCCAATCCGGACCGGCTCATGTATCCGCTGCGCCGCGTCGGCCCCAAAGGCTCCGGGCCCAACGGGGGCAATACGTTCGAGCGCATCACCTGGGACGAGGCAATCAAGACCATCGGCGCCAAGTGGCGCGAGATCATTGCCGTGCATGGCTCGCAGGCGATCATGCCTTACAGCTATCTCGGAAACATGGGTCTCGTGCAGGGTATCAACTCGGGCGATCCGTTCTTCAACCGCCTCGGGACGACGGTGAACGAGAAGACGTTTTGCACGTCGGGTTCCTCCACGGCGTGGCTCATGACGCACGGCCCAACGGGTGGTGTGGATCCCGAAAGCTTCGTGCACTCCAAGTTCATCGTGATCTGGGCGTGCAACACGATCTCGACCAACCTGCATCACTGGCCGTTCATTCTCGAAGCGCAGAAGCGCGGCGCGAAGATCGTCGTCGTCGATCCTTACCGCTCGCGTACGGCAAAGGGCGCCGACTGGCACATCGCGCTGAAGCCCGGGACGGACGGCGCGCTCGCGCTCGGCATCATCAATTCGATGATCGAGCAGGGTTTGGTCGATCAGGACTACGTGGACAAGCATGTCCACGGCTTTCCGGAGCTCAAAGAGCGCGCGGCGGACTTCACGCCCGAGTACGTGGAGCGCGTTACGGGCGTCAAAGCCGACGACGTGAAAAAGTTCGCCTACGAGTTCGCGACCTCGCAGCCGTCCGCGATCCGCATCGGCGTCGCCATCGAGCGTTCGGCGGGCGGTGCACAGGCGTCACGCGCAATCTACGCGCTGCCGGCGCTCGCGGGCTCCTGGCGGCATGTGGGCGGCGGAATGCTGCAACTTCCGCTGTGGGATTTTCCCGTCGACTGGGCCAAGGCGGCGCGGCCGGATTTCATCAAGCCGGGCACGCGCGCGATCAACAATCTCCGCCTCGGCCAGGCGCTCACCGGCGAGATGAAGCTCGATCCACCGATCAAGAGCCTGTTCGTCTTCTGCACCAATCCGGTGAGCCAATCGCCCGAGACGAACAAGATCGTGCAGGGACTGCAGCGGGAGGATCTGTTCACCGTCGTGGCCGAACACTTCATCACGGATACGGCGAAGTATGCCGATATCATCCTGCCCTCCACCATGGCGGGCGAGGCCGAGGACATGATGTGGTCGTGGGGCACGTTTTACCTCACCTATAACGAGAAGGCCGTCGATCCGCCCGGCGAGTGCAAACCGACGAGCGATCTGTGGCGCTTGCTCGCGGCGGAGATGGGCTTCGACGATCCTGTCTTCAAAATGACCGACAGCGAGTTGTGCGCTGCCTACATCAATTGGGACGATCCCAAGATGGGCGGCGTCGACATGGACTACTTCAAGGAGCACGGTTTCTACAGGATCGACGTGGGGCCGGTGGACACGCGCGCGCCGCACGCCGAGGGCAAGTTCCCGACGCCGTCGGGCAAGGTGGAAGTGCTGCTGCCCGAGGATACGAAAAACTTCGTCGCTGGTCCCTTCCGCGCCATGTACGACGGCGACCAGGACGGATCGCCCGTCGATCCGCTGCCCGGCTACGTCGCCATGCGCGAGACGGCGGAAGCCGACGCCGAACTCGCGAAGGCGTTTCCGCTCAACATCATCACGCCGAAGAGCCACGGCTTCCTGAACTCGTGCTACGCGAACGAGCCGCACAAGATCAGAGGCCAGGGCGAGCAGTTCGTGATGATCTCGCCTGCGGATGCCGAAACGCGGAGCATCCGGCACGGCGATCCCGTGCGCGTCGCCAATTCGCGCGGCAGCTTCGAGGGGCTGGCGCGCGTCACCGATGACGTGCCGCCGGGCCTCGTGGTGGCCACGCTCGGATACTGGCGTTCGCTCAACCGCTCGGACGGCTCGGTCAACTCGATCTCGTCGGATGCGTGGTCGGGGCTCGGCCGCGCGCCGACGTACTCCGACAACCTGGTGGAGGTGACGCGCGTCAACTGA